A genomic stretch from Candidatus Aegiribacteria sp. includes:
- a CDS encoding inositol monophosphatase produces the protein MNMIDDIIRAAHEAGSILLDAAGRDMEVTKKNNHELVTKADLLSEKHLKNRLQEIKPEAGFLGEESWEGDFPEPPFWIVDPLDGTNNYAHSHPVWSVSIAYWNGSEIEHGCVFDPGRKETFSASKGSGTWLNGHQVFSTVTEKMSDCLFATGFPYHRKENNLGLDLEVLKYFLGRVQGIRRGGSAALDLSYVACGRLDGFWEEHLKPWDMAAGYLLVTESGGEVSAYEGGKWSPASCGAVASGRPIHNKMLLGIGQ, from the coding sequence GTGAATATGATCGATGATATAATTCGGGCGGCCCATGAGGCCGGATCAATCCTTCTTGACGCAGCCGGGAGGGATATGGAAGTAACGAAGAAAAACAATCATGAACTGGTAACCAAAGCGGATCTGCTCTCGGAGAAGCACCTGAAAAATCGTCTTCAGGAAATAAAACCGGAAGCCGGTTTTCTGGGGGAGGAGAGCTGGGAAGGAGATTTTCCCGAACCTCCTTTCTGGATCGTTGACCCGCTGGATGGCACAAATAACTACGCCCACAGTCACCCAGTCTGGTCCGTGAGCATAGCCTACTGGAACGGGAGTGAAATAGAGCATGGCTGCGTATTCGACCCTGGCAGAAAAGAAACCTTCTCAGCTTCAAAGGGATCGGGAACATGGCTGAACGGGCATCAGGTGTTCTCTACCGTGACAGAAAAAATGTCGGACTGCCTGTTCGCAACAGGTTTCCCTTACCACAGGAAAGAGAATAATCTTGGCCTTGATCTTGAAGTCCTCAAGTATTTCCTTGGAAGAGTTCAGGGAATACGAAGGGGTGGCTCCGCGGCTCTTGATCTCTCATATGTAGCCTGCGGGAGGCTGGATGGCTTCTGGGAAGAACATCTGAAGCCCTGGGATATGGCCGCGGGTTATCTTCTTGTAACAGAATCGGGCGGGGAAGTATCCGCATACGAAGGGGGAAAATGGTCCCCTGCCTCATGTGGAGCGGTAGCTTCAGGCAGGCCAATTCACAATAAAATGCTCCTGGGAATCGGACAATAG